A genomic stretch from Mycobacterium cookii includes:
- a CDS encoding WXG100 family type VII secretion target, translating to MPTRFMTDPHEMRSMAGRFDVHAQTVEDEARKMWASSQNIAGAGWSGTAQATSYDTMGQMNTAFRNIVNMLHGVRDGLIRDANNYESQEQASQQILSS from the coding sequence ATGCCTACTCGTTTTATGACTGACCCGCACGAGATGCGGTCGATGGCGGGCCGTTTCGACGTGCACGCCCAAACGGTGGAGGACGAGGCCCGCAAGATGTGGGCATCGAGCCAGAACATCGCCGGGGCCGGCTGGAGCGGTACCGCTCAGGCCACCTCCTACGACACCATGGGCCAGATGAACACCGCGTTCCGCAACATCGTCAACATGCTGCACGGGGTGCGCGACGGGCTGATCCGCGACGCCAACAACTACGAGAGCCAAGAGCAGGCCTCTCAGCAGATCCTGTCCAGCTAG
- a CDS encoding WXG100 family type VII secretion target, producing MSINYQFGDVDAHGALIRAQAASLEAEHQAIVRDVLAAGDFWGGSGSVACQEFITQLGRNFQVIYEQANSHGQKVQTAGNNMSSTDSAVGSSWA from the coding sequence ATGTCGATCAATTACCAGTTCGGCGATGTCGACGCCCACGGCGCGCTGATCCGCGCCCAGGCCGCCTCCCTGGAGGCCGAGCACCAAGCCATCGTGCGCGATGTGCTGGCTGCCGGTGATTTCTGGGGTGGCTCGGGTTCGGTGGCCTGCCAGGAGTTCATCACCCAGTTGGGTCGCAACTTCCAGGTCATCTACGAACAAGCCAACTCCCACGGCCAGAAGGTGCAGACCGCCGGCAACAACATGAGCAGCACCGACTCCGCGGTCGGCTCCAGCTGGGCCTGA
- a CDS encoding Rv2578c family radical SAM protein encodes MRWDGQSVKLDDGALPGLARIGLVRSVRTPQFDGITFHEVLCKSALNKIPRAATLPFQYTVNGYRGCSHACRYCFARPTHEYLNMDCGNDFDTQVVVKTNVVDVLRHELSRPAWQRQTVALGTNTDPYQRAEGRYALMPGIIGALAESGTPLSILTKGTLLHRDLPLIADAAGQVPISLAVSLAVGDPVLHKQVEPGTPSPQARLGLIAAIREAGLSCHVMVAPVLPYLTDSTEQLDALLRQIAAAGANGVTVFGLHLRGSTRGWFMSWLTRVHPRLVGPYRELYRRGAYLPPSYRDELRARAAPLIAEHGLAGGERRFGAAAPQRVAETYQPTLF; translated from the coding sequence ATGCGGTGGGACGGGCAAAGCGTCAAGCTCGACGACGGCGCACTGCCCGGATTGGCGCGCATTGGCCTCGTTCGGAGCGTGCGCACGCCGCAGTTCGACGGCATCACATTTCACGAGGTGCTGTGCAAGTCCGCGCTGAACAAGATTCCGCGCGCAGCGACACTTCCGTTCCAGTACACCGTCAACGGCTATCGCGGTTGCTCGCACGCCTGCCGATATTGTTTCGCTCGGCCAACCCACGAATACCTGAATATGGACTGTGGCAACGATTTCGACACGCAAGTGGTGGTGAAAACCAATGTCGTGGACGTGCTGCGCCACGAACTGAGCCGACCGGCGTGGCAACGCCAGACGGTGGCGCTGGGCACCAATACCGATCCTTATCAGCGGGCCGAAGGGCGATATGCCTTGATGCCGGGGATTATCGGTGCGCTCGCGGAATCGGGCACACCGCTGTCGATCCTGACCAAAGGCACGCTGTTACACCGCGATCTGCCGTTGATCGCCGACGCTGCCGGCCAGGTCCCGATCAGCCTTGCCGTCTCGCTCGCTGTCGGTGATCCAGTACTACACAAGCAGGTCGAGCCGGGCACACCCAGCCCGCAGGCCCGCCTCGGACTGATCGCCGCGATCCGTGAGGCCGGGCTGAGCTGTCACGTGATGGTGGCGCCGGTGCTGCCGTACCTGACTGATTCCACGGAGCAACTCGATGCACTGCTTCGTCAGATCGCAGCGGCCGGAGCAAATGGCGTCACGGTGTTCGGCCTGCATTTGCGCGGGTCGACGCGAGGCTGGTTCATGTCGTGGCTGACGCGGGTCCACCCCCGGTTGGTGGGCCCGTACCGCGAGTTGTACCGGCGAGGAGCGTATTTGCCGCCGTCATATCGTGACGAGCTCAGGGCAAGGGCGGCTCCGCTCATCGCCGAACACGGCCTCGCCGGCGGGGAGCGGCGATTCGGCGCCGCTGCACCTCAGCGAGTCGCCGAAACGTATCAGCCGACGCTGTTTTGA
- the ypfJ gene encoding KPN_02809 family neutral zinc metallopeptidase, which produces MTFNEGMQIDTSTTSASGGGGRGIAIGGGLGGLLFLVVALLLGVDPGKVVNQLPTNTTQDVAPGFDLSKCKTGADANQYAQCRVIATGNSVDAVWKQLMRGYTRPHVRLFSGQVNTGCGPASTEVGPFYCPVDQTAYFDTGFFDVLRTQFGSSGGPLAQEYVVAHEFGHHVQDLQGSLGRAQQGAQGAGGNGVRTELQADCYAGVWAHYASTTKQESTGVPFLEPLSDKDIADALSAAASVGDDRIQKAATGRTNPESWTHGSSEQRQHWFTVGYQTGDPNQCDTFRDPNLN; this is translated from the coding sequence ATGACCTTCAACGAGGGTATGCAGATCGACACCAGCACGACGTCGGCGTCCGGCGGCGGCGGACGGGGAATCGCCATCGGCGGTGGGCTCGGCGGCCTGCTGTTTCTTGTAGTGGCCCTGCTGCTCGGGGTCGATCCCGGCAAGGTGGTGAATCAGCTGCCGACGAACACCACCCAGGACGTCGCGCCCGGATTCGATCTGAGCAAGTGCAAGACCGGCGCGGACGCCAACCAGTACGCCCAGTGCCGCGTCATCGCCACCGGTAACTCGGTGGACGCGGTATGGAAGCAGCTGATGCGCGGGTACACCCGCCCGCATGTCCGGTTGTTCAGCGGTCAGGTCAACACCGGCTGCGGTCCGGCCAGCACCGAGGTCGGGCCCTTCTACTGCCCGGTGGATCAAACCGCCTACTTCGACACCGGCTTCTTCGATGTGCTGCGTACGCAATTCGGTTCCAGCGGCGGACCATTGGCACAGGAGTACGTGGTCGCCCACGAGTTCGGACACCACGTTCAGGACCTGCAGGGATCACTGGGCCGCGCCCAGCAGGGTGCGCAGGGCGCGGGCGGCAACGGCGTACGCACCGAGCTACAGGCCGACTGCTACGCCGGGGTGTGGGCGCATTACGCCTCGACGACCAAGCAGGAAAGCACCGGGGTGCCCTTCCTGGAACCGCTGAGCGACAAGGACATTGCCGACGCGCTGTCGGCTGCGGCGTCGGTGGGCGATGACCGCATCCAAAAGGCCGCCACCGGCCGCACCAATCCCGAGTCGTGGACGCACGGATCTTCAGAGCAGCGCCAGCACTGGTTTACCGTCGGCTACCAGACCGGTGATCCCAACCAGTGCGATACGTTCCGCGATCCGAATCTGAACTGA
- a CDS encoding carboxylesterase/lipase family protein produces the protein MSFSHYDSGVPRVAEVPALARTVGGDLRGTVEGGVAVWRGVPYAEQPVGERRFAAPAPLSPWSGVRDAVEHAPLPLQSRSMVAGDRRDPKVRDEACLTVTVWSPDVSGSLPVMVWIPGGAFLNGAGQLQLYNGARLAANGNVVVVNVTYRVGVFGGFELGDLGDGFDDNLCLRDQIAALTWVRDNIAAFGGDANRVTVFGESAGATSVLALMASPAAAGLFTRAIAQSPALPLIADRATRAEQSHEFLRRLGVTTAEAHLLKGLPQRELRRAAGELQLASVASTPTLAHGLTYGVDLLPRHPIEAAQLGAMPRIPLIIGTNRHEAALFARDKPPMLPTTPATIDRYFARVERDSRDRMLQAYPGYPRRRAREAVGADVMFVAPMWAFADAYSAHAPTYVYRFDHASCTLRATRLGAVHGSEIIHVLHSYDSHLGRRLHPLGTWLTPSVGRRMQRTWSKFATAHTCNEPFWSKDWPRYEIPQRLTRVIGSFGDVLSADPDVGRRSAWHEIS, from the coding sequence ATCAGCTTTTCACACTACGATTCAGGCGTGCCCCGGGTTGCCGAAGTTCCCGCTCTCGCGCGGACGGTGGGGGGCGATCTGCGGGGCACGGTCGAAGGCGGCGTAGCGGTGTGGCGTGGCGTGCCATACGCCGAGCAACCGGTCGGCGAGCGGCGTTTCGCGGCGCCGGCGCCGCTGTCGCCGTGGTCGGGTGTGCGCGACGCCGTCGAACACGCGCCGTTGCCGCTGCAGAGTCGCTCGATGGTGGCAGGCGACCGCAGGGACCCGAAAGTCCGCGACGAGGCCTGCCTGACGGTGACGGTGTGGTCGCCGGATGTGTCCGGCTCGCTGCCGGTGATGGTATGGATTCCGGGCGGAGCATTTCTCAACGGCGCGGGCCAACTCCAGCTCTACAACGGCGCGCGGTTGGCTGCCAACGGCAATGTCGTCGTGGTCAACGTCACCTACCGGGTCGGGGTGTTCGGCGGCTTCGAGCTCGGCGACCTCGGCGACGGCTTCGATGACAACCTGTGCCTGCGCGACCAGATCGCCGCGCTGACTTGGGTGCGTGACAACATCGCCGCGTTCGGCGGCGATGCCAACCGGGTGACCGTATTCGGTGAATCCGCAGGCGCTACTTCAGTTTTGGCACTGATGGCCAGCCCGGCCGCAGCGGGGTTGTTCACCCGAGCGATTGCGCAGAGCCCCGCACTGCCGTTAATCGCTGACCGCGCTACGCGTGCCGAGCAGTCCCACGAGTTTCTGCGTCGACTCGGTGTGACCACGGCGGAGGCGCATCTGCTCAAGGGACTGCCGCAGCGTGAATTGCGACGTGCGGCAGGGGAATTGCAACTCGCAAGTGTTGCATCGACGCCGACGCTGGCGCACGGGTTGACCTACGGGGTCGATCTGTTGCCGCGGCATCCGATCGAGGCGGCGCAACTGGGCGCCATGCCCCGAATTCCGTTGATAATCGGTACAAATCGGCACGAGGCCGCGCTCTTCGCCAGAGACAAGCCCCCGATGTTGCCGACGACGCCGGCTACCATCGACCGCTATTTCGCACGGGTGGAACGGGATTCGCGGGACCGGATGCTCCAGGCCTACCCCGGCTATCCGCGACGCCGGGCACGGGAAGCGGTTGGCGCCGACGTGATGTTTGTTGCGCCCATGTGGGCGTTCGCCGACGCCTACAGCGCACACGCGCCGACGTACGTCTATCGGTTCGATCACGCGTCTTGCACTCTGCGTGCGACGCGTCTAGGCGCGGTGCACGGCAGCGAGATTATTCACGTGTTGCATAGCTATGACTCGCATTTGGGCCGACGGCTGCACCCCTTGGGCACATGGCTGACGCCATCGGTGGGTCGCCGTATGCAGCGCACGTGGTCGAAATTCGCTACTGCACATACGTGTAACGAACCATTTTGGTCGAAAGACTGGCCCCGTTACGAAATCCCGCAGCGGTTGACCCGCGTCATCGGGTCCTTCGGCGACGTCCTCAGCGCAGATCCGGACGTCGGACGTCGCTCGGCATGGCACGAAATCTCGTGA
- a CDS encoding 3-oxoacyl-ACP synthase III family protein: MPETALDNEMVLSRVRENFRGPASEWDAIAQGIEYVLGRCNTKVRYVDPDQTLSPGEFASRAATACLFENGVEASDIDLLVYGGIAREAFEPATASEVAGRLGATPLHAFDVTCACAGLVEALHVVAGYFALHPEIETALVCAGELWRDRVSYDLQSLEDVANLAAGLTLGNAATAFLVTRNALPAGSARLMGFQHKTLAEYYDLCTAPVDGHFVSRSKELFALAVHVPGEIQRLLGSAGWAAEDVDHYIFHQPSQAILERVFGAIGARPEACVHTHSLYGNTASTSWAVALNHRLKHGTVNNGDKLVIASAASGFTIVCASAVWES, from the coding sequence ATGCCAGAGACCGCCCTAGACAACGAGATGGTTCTGTCGCGGGTCCGGGAGAACTTCCGTGGTCCAGCATCGGAGTGGGATGCGATCGCACAGGGCATCGAGTACGTACTCGGGCGGTGTAACACCAAGGTCCGCTACGTCGACCCGGACCAGACGCTCTCGCCCGGTGAGTTTGCGTCTCGCGCGGCGACCGCCTGTCTATTCGAGAACGGCGTTGAAGCGTCCGACATCGACCTTCTGGTCTATGGGGGGATCGCCCGCGAGGCCTTCGAACCGGCGACTGCGTCCGAAGTTGCCGGACGGCTGGGGGCGACACCCCTGCACGCGTTCGACGTGACGTGCGCCTGCGCCGGACTTGTCGAGGCGCTGCACGTGGTCGCGGGTTACTTCGCTCTACATCCCGAGATCGAGACGGCGCTGGTTTGCGCCGGCGAACTCTGGCGTGACCGTGTCAGCTATGACCTGCAGTCGCTGGAGGACGTGGCCAACCTGGCTGCCGGCCTGACACTGGGCAACGCCGCCACCGCATTCCTGGTGACTCGCAACGCGCTGCCGGCGGGCAGCGCGCGGCTGATGGGCTTCCAGCACAAGACGCTGGCCGAGTACTACGACCTGTGCACGGCGCCGGTCGACGGCCACTTCGTGTCGCGCTCGAAGGAACTGTTCGCACTTGCGGTGCACGTCCCGGGGGAGATTCAGCGCCTTCTCGGGTCCGCCGGTTGGGCAGCCGAAGACGTCGACCACTACATTTTCCATCAGCCGAGCCAGGCCATCCTGGAGCGCGTATTCGGTGCGATCGGCGCGCGGCCCGAGGCGTGCGTGCACACCCACTCCCTGTACGGGAACACCGCCAGCACCTCGTGGGCGGTCGCCCTCAATCACCGCCTGAAGCACGGAACGGTCAACAACGGTGACAAACTTGTCATCGCAAGTGCAGCATCCGGCTTCACGATCGTGTGTGCCTCGGCAGTCTGGGAGAGCTAA
- a CDS encoding sulfotransferase family protein, with the protein MIGKTFGSWFKPLGVFTLLQVRQVISATTLGLDHIFFPRHRKQAIDRPIFIIGNPRSGTTFLHRFLLGAGDMAALELWEMLFPAITARKLLGGIVPRLDKLNPAQYHPSDVHDTSLRGIETDDVAWFFRTMDGPFAWAYFLAWRDTWGSEFSRRNFGIDGVSAKEENHFFKYYEAIWRRNLTAKGANRILVKSSMLVFRLDALLRRYPDARLVYIVRDPVEVIPSGMSLLASVLENGFDIWNRTSKKDQDKWLENLYQASGDMLRYFRDAEVAGRIPEKNVCVVRYEDLLQNLEPTMARILDFIEIKPSAEFEDEVRQQAEKQRGYTSRHQHSPDKFGLDPERIRADLAFVYDAYGLSNESPHVSASTTEIPESQT; encoded by the coding sequence GTGATCGGCAAGACGTTCGGGTCGTGGTTCAAGCCCTTGGGCGTGTTCACGCTCCTGCAGGTGCGGCAGGTCATCTCGGCGACGACGCTGGGGCTCGACCACATCTTCTTCCCGCGGCACCGCAAGCAGGCGATCGACCGCCCGATCTTCATCATCGGCAACCCGCGGAGTGGCACGACATTCCTGCATCGCTTCCTGTTGGGGGCCGGCGACATGGCGGCGTTGGAATTGTGGGAGATGCTGTTTCCCGCGATTACCGCGCGCAAGCTGCTCGGCGGCATCGTGCCGCGGCTGGACAAGCTCAATCCCGCGCAGTATCACCCGTCGGACGTTCATGACACCAGCTTGCGTGGCATCGAAACCGATGACGTGGCGTGGTTCTTCCGCACGATGGACGGCCCGTTCGCGTGGGCGTATTTTCTGGCTTGGCGCGACACCTGGGGGAGCGAGTTCTCTCGGCGTAACTTCGGGATCGATGGTGTGTCGGCTAAGGAAGAGAACCACTTCTTCAAGTATTACGAGGCGATCTGGCGAAGGAACCTGACCGCCAAAGGCGCGAACCGGATCCTGGTGAAGTCGAGCATGCTGGTGTTCCGTCTGGACGCGCTATTGCGGCGCTATCCCGACGCCCGACTGGTTTACATTGTGCGCGATCCGGTCGAGGTGATCCCTTCGGGAATGTCGCTGCTGGCCAGCGTGCTGGAGAACGGTTTCGACATCTGGAACCGCACCAGTAAAAAAGACCAAGACAAATGGCTGGAAAACCTCTACCAGGCGTCCGGCGATATGCTTCGCTACTTTCGTGACGCCGAGGTTGCCGGACGCATCCCGGAGAAGAACGTGTGCGTGGTTCGCTATGAGGACCTGCTCCAGAATCTCGAGCCCACAATGGCCCGAATTCTCGACTTCATCGAAATCAAGCCCAGCGCCGAATTCGAAGACGAGGTGCGCCAACAGGCGGAAAAGCAGCGTGGCTACACAAGTCGTCACCAGCACTCGCCGGACAAATTCGGACTCGACCCCGAGCGCATCCGCGCCGACCTTGCCTTCGTATACGACGCCTACGGCTTGTCGAATGAATCCCCTCACGTATCGGCATCGACCACAGAAATCCCAGAATCGCAGACCTGA
- a CDS encoding SRPBCC family protein produces MFPCERVDVSFTESAPYRFTNSVDLAITPEQVFEVLADAGSWPRWASVITNVTWTSPEPRGVGTTRTVDMRGGIVGDEEYLVWEPFTRMAFRFNSCSTKAVGAFAEDYRVEVIPGGCRLTWTLAQKPLGPAKIAMFVVRPVLNLAFRRFLANLRRYTDERFAVTPQG; encoded by the coding sequence TTGTTTCCCTGCGAACGCGTCGACGTGAGCTTCACCGAGAGCGCGCCGTACCGCTTCACCAACAGCGTCGATCTCGCCATCACGCCCGAGCAGGTGTTCGAAGTACTCGCCGACGCGGGGTCCTGGCCGCGCTGGGCGAGCGTGATCACCAACGTCACCTGGACCAGCCCTGAGCCCCGGGGTGTGGGCACCACAAGGACTGTCGACATGCGCGGCGGCATTGTCGGCGATGAGGAGTATCTTGTCTGGGAACCGTTCACGCGCATGGCTTTTCGGTTCAACAGCTGCTCAACGAAGGCCGTCGGCGCTTTCGCCGAAGACTACCGGGTCGAGGTCATTCCCGGCGGCTGCCGACTGACCTGGACACTGGCGCAAAAACCGTTGGGGCCGGCCAAGATTGCGATGTTCGTGGTCCGGCCGGTGTTGAATCTGGCCTTCCGTCGCTTTCTGGCCAACCTGCGCCGCTACACCGACGAGCGGTTCGCGGTGACGCCGCAGGGTTAG
- a CDS encoding oxidoreductase yields the protein MDIAVVGPGAVGTTAAAYLSAAGNRVLVCGRTPRPRTELRPDEGDPIVVPGPVTTDPAVITKPVGVVLLAVKTTQNADAARWLARLCDEHTIVVVLQNGVEQVEMVQPHCPSSTVIPGIVWFSAETQPDGWVRLRGEARLALPTGPAATTFADLWRHAGGTADCDPDFVTAAWRKLLVNAVAGLMVLTGRRSGMFRRDDVAELARRYAGECLEVARAEGAQLGDDVADGTVQMFRSAPTDMGTSMLADREAGRPLEWDIRNGVIIRKARSHGIATPISDILVPLLAAAGDGPG from the coding sequence ATGGATATTGCAGTGGTCGGTCCCGGAGCTGTCGGTACGACGGCCGCGGCGTACCTGTCCGCCGCCGGCAACCGGGTGCTGGTCTGCGGGCGGACGCCGAGACCGCGCACCGAATTGCGTCCCGACGAGGGCGATCCGATCGTGGTGCCCGGCCCGGTCACCACCGATCCCGCCGTCATCACCAAGCCGGTTGGGGTGGTGTTGCTGGCGGTCAAGACGACCCAGAACGCCGACGCGGCCCGGTGGCTGGCCCGGCTGTGCGACGAACACACCATCGTCGTGGTGCTGCAGAACGGTGTCGAGCAGGTGGAGATGGTGCAGCCACACTGCCCGTCGTCGACCGTCATCCCCGGCATTGTCTGGTTTTCGGCCGAGACCCAGCCCGACGGCTGGGTGCGACTGCGCGGCGAGGCCCGGCTGGCGCTGCCCACCGGGCCTGCGGCAACCACGTTCGCCGACCTGTGGCGCCACGCCGGCGGTACCGCCGACTGCGATCCCGACTTCGTCACGGCCGCGTGGCGCAAGTTGTTGGTCAACGCGGTCGCCGGCCTGATGGTGCTCACCGGACGCCGATCCGGCATGTTCCGCCGCGACGACGTCGCCGAACTCGCAAGGCGGTATGCCGGCGAATGTCTGGAGGTCGCCCGCGCGGAGGGAGCTCAGCTGGGCGACGACGTCGCCGACGGCACCGTGCAGATGTTCCGTTCGGCGCCAACCGATATGGGCACGTCGATGCTGGCCGATCGCGAGGCCGGCCGCCCGCTGGAGTGGGACATCCGCAACGGGGTGATCATCCGAAAAGCGCGCTCGCATGGAATCGCCACGCCGATCAGCGACATCCTCGTGCCACTGCTGGCCGCGGCCGGCGACGGCCCCGGCTGA
- the aspS gene encoding aspartate--tRNA ligase, which yields MLRSHTAGSLRAGDAGQKVTLAGWVARRRDHGGVIFIDLRDASGVSQVVFRADDVLAQAHRLRSEFCVAVEGVVEIRPEGNTNPEIATGEIEVNATSLRVLGECAPLPFQLDEPAGEETRLKYRYLDLRREGPGGAIRLRSKVNAAARGVLAAHNFVEIETPTMTRSTPEGARDFLVPARLQPGSFYALPQSPQLFKQLLMVAGMERYYQIARCYRDEDFRADRQPEFTQLDMELSFVDAEDVIAISEQVLKAVWALIGYDLPTPVPRITYAEAMKRYGTDRPDLRFGVELVECTEFFSDTTFRVFQAPYVGAVVMAGGASQPRRTLDGWQEFAKQRGHRGLAYVLVGDDGTLSGPVAKNLSDTERDGLAAHVGAQPGDCIFFSAGPAKASRALLGAARDEIAKRLNLIAPDAWAFTWVVDFPLFEPADEATAAGDVAVGSGAWTAVHHAFTSPKPESEATFDSDPGRALADAYDIVCNGNEIGGGSIRIHRRDIQERVFAMMGIDKDEAEAKFGFLLDAFTFGAPPHGGIAFGWDRIVQLLSGADSIREVIAFPKSGGGVDPLTDAPAPITAQQRKESGIDAKPEDARRKPAPADTE from the coding sequence GTGCTGCGCAGTCACACCGCCGGTTCGTTGCGGGCCGGCGACGCCGGTCAGAAGGTGACGCTGGCCGGCTGGGTCGCTCGTCGGCGCGACCACGGCGGGGTGATCTTCATCGACCTGCGCGACGCCTCCGGGGTGTCCCAAGTGGTGTTCCGCGCCGATGACGTGCTGGCTCAGGCCCATCGCCTGCGCTCCGAATTCTGTGTCGCCGTCGAAGGCGTGGTGGAAATCCGGCCGGAGGGCAACACCAACCCGGAGATCGCCACCGGCGAGATCGAGGTCAACGCGACGTCGCTGCGGGTGCTGGGGGAGTGCGCGCCGCTGCCGTTCCAGCTCGACGAGCCCGCCGGCGAGGAGACCCGCCTCAAATACCGCTATCTCGACCTGCGCCGCGAAGGCCCCGGCGGCGCGATCCGGTTGCGCTCCAAAGTCAACGCCGCCGCCCGCGGCGTGCTGGCCGCACACAACTTCGTCGAGATCGAGACGCCGACGATGACGCGGTCGACACCCGAAGGCGCACGCGATTTTCTGGTGCCGGCCCGTCTGCAACCCGGCTCGTTCTACGCGCTGCCGCAAAGCCCGCAGCTGTTCAAACAGCTGCTGATGGTGGCCGGAATGGAACGCTACTACCAGATCGCGCGCTGCTATCGCGACGAGGATTTCCGCGCCGACCGTCAGCCGGAGTTCACTCAGCTCGACATGGAGCTGAGCTTCGTCGACGCCGAGGACGTCATCGCGATCTCCGAGCAGGTGCTCAAGGCGGTGTGGGCGTTGATCGGCTACGACCTCCCCACCCCGGTGCCGCGCATCACCTACGCCGAGGCGATGAAGCGTTACGGCACGGACCGACCCGACCTGCGATTCGGCGTCGAACTCGTCGAATGCACAGAGTTCTTCTCCGACACCACGTTTCGGGTGTTCCAGGCACCCTACGTCGGCGCGGTCGTGATGGCCGGAGGGGCGTCGCAGCCGCGTCGAACGCTGGACGGCTGGCAGGAGTTCGCGAAGCAGCGCGGCCACCGGGGTCTGGCCTACGTGCTGGTCGGTGACGACGGCACCCTGAGTGGCCCGGTGGCCAAGAATCTGTCCGACACCGAACGCGACGGGCTTGCCGCACATGTCGGTGCGCAGCCCGGCGACTGCATCTTCTTCTCCGCGGGTCCGGCGAAGGCGTCGCGCGCGCTGCTGGGTGCCGCGCGTGACGAGATCGCAAAGCGGCTCAACCTGATCGCCCCGGATGCCTGGGCGTTCACCTGGGTGGTGGACTTCCCGCTGTTCGAGCCGGCTGACGAGGCCACCGCCGCCGGCGACGTCGCAGTGGGCAGCGGCGCGTGGACCGCGGTGCACCACGCGTTCACCTCACCCAAGCCCGAGTCGGAAGCCACCTTTGACAGCGACCCGGGCAGGGCGCTGGCCGATGCCTACGACATCGTCTGCAACGGCAACGAAATCGGTGGCGGCTCGATCCGTATCCATCGCCGCGACATCCAGGAGCGCGTCTTCGCGATGATGGGCATCGACAAGGATGAAGCCGAGGCTAAATTCGGATTCCTGCTGGACGCGTTCACATTTGGTGCGCCGCCGCACGGCGGGATCGCGTTCGGCTGGGACCGGATCGTCCAGCTGCTTTCCGGCGCGGATTCGATCCGCGAGGTGATCGCGTTCCCGAAGTCCGGCGGCGGCGTCGATCCGCTGACCGACGCCCCGGCGCCGATCACCGCCCAGCAGCGTAAGGAATCGGGCATCGACGCGAAGCCCGAGGACGCACGTCGCAAGCCCGCTCCCGCCGACACGGAATAG
- a CDS encoding nitroreductase family deazaflavin-dependent oxidoreductase, with the protein MSQQMPDTESLKAFNEAITDEFRANDGKVGGQFEGADLLLLTTTGAKSGQPRVSPLAYFRVDGKLLIIGSFAGADVNPAWVHNLRANPSAHIEVGNEPSEVTARELPPDERDELFGKITAAAPGFAEYQAKTSRVIPVFELQPAD; encoded by the coding sequence ATGTCGCAACAGATGCCTGACACCGAGTCCCTCAAAGCGTTCAACGAGGCCATCACCGACGAGTTCCGGGCCAACGACGGCAAGGTAGGCGGCCAGTTCGAGGGCGCCGACCTGCTCCTGCTGACCACCACCGGGGCCAAGTCCGGTCAGCCGCGCGTCTCGCCGCTGGCCTATTTCCGCGTCGACGGGAAGCTGCTCATCATCGGGTCGTTCGCCGGCGCGGACGTGAACCCCGCTTGGGTGCACAACTTGCGCGCCAACCCGTCGGCGCACATCGAGGTCGGTAACGAACCCTCGGAAGTCACCGCGCGGGAATTGCCGCCGGACGAACGTGACGAGCTGTTCGGCAAGATCACCGCGGCTGCTCCAGGCTTCGCCGAGTATCAGGCGAAGACGTCCCGGGTGATCCCGGTCTTCGAGCTGCAGCCGGCGGATTAG
- a CDS encoding transglycosylase family protein produces the protein MCKHLVIAALVVLGMTLVVSPTTGVAYADGMDWDAVAQCESGGNWHANTGNGFYGGLQFKPSTWAANGGVGDPATAPREEQIAVANRVLATQGPGAWPKCGGNGQLFPIQIVNILLHPVRGTLQTLWSMVPH, from the coding sequence ATGTGCAAGCACCTGGTGATAGCCGCGTTGGTCGTCCTGGGTATGACCCTCGTCGTGTCCCCGACCACTGGCGTGGCATACGCGGACGGTATGGACTGGGACGCCGTCGCGCAGTGCGAATCGGGTGGCAACTGGCACGCCAACACCGGCAACGGGTTCTACGGCGGCCTGCAGTTCAAGCCGTCGACGTGGGCCGCGAACGGCGGAGTCGGCGACCCGGCCACCGCTCCACGCGAAGAGCAGATCGCGGTGGCGAACCGGGTTCTTGCGACCCAAGGCCCGGGTGCCTGGCCTAAGTGCGGCGGTAACGGCCAGCTCTTCCCGATCCAGATCGTCAACATCTTGCTGCACCCGGTCCGCGGGACATTGCAGACGCTCTGGTCGATGGTCCCGCATTAA
- a CDS encoding MmcQ/YjbR family DNA-binding protein, whose translation MATWDDVASVVGVLPLGEESSPREWRVGKKLIAWERPLRKSDHEAFTALGIDPPRGDILGVRVSDEGVKFALIADEPDVYFTTPHFDGYPAVLVRLAEIGEPELRELIVDAWLAQAPKRLVQEFLDDTK comes from the coding sequence ATGGCCACGTGGGACGACGTCGCCAGTGTCGTCGGAGTGCTTCCGCTCGGCGAGGAAAGTTCGCCGCGCGAATGGCGGGTCGGGAAGAAGCTGATCGCCTGGGAACGCCCGCTGCGCAAGTCGGACCACGAGGCGTTCACCGCTCTCGGAATCGACCCTCCCCGGGGCGACATCCTCGGCGTTCGAGTCTCCGACGAGGGCGTCAAGTTCGCGCTGATCGCCGACGAACCCGACGTGTACTTCACCACCCCGCACTTCGACGGCTACCCGGCGGTGCTGGTCAGGCTCGCGGAGATCGGCGAGCCCGAATTACGGGAGCTGATCGTCGATGCCTGGTTGGCGCAGGCCCCAAAACGCCTGGTCCAGGAGTTCCTCGACGACACCAAGTGA